From one Fervidobacterium thailandense genomic stretch:
- a CDS encoding maltose ABC transporter substrate-binding protein has translation MRKFLTVLLAALFVFLAFAQAKKITIWTSEAQVPILKKLADQYKAKYGIQVDVIQVNFSDIKPKFLTAAPAGEGPDIIVGAHDWVGELVANGLLEPIQNLPEKDKYFPTPLEGFTYGGKLYGIPYAFDGPALVYNKDYVKTPPKTFDELIALAKKIEKDYGGEVRGFIYDYKNFYFSSFAFFGMGGYVFGRDKTGKLNVKDIGLANQGAIDALKLLKRLVDEKILTPGDNYNTMDGLFKDGLAAMIINGPWAVPGWKQAGINFDVAPIPDLPGGKKPRPFFGAQGFMVNAKSKNKLFALDFLTKFIATKEIMFQIWQADPRCPSRIDVNEEVMKRDPITKKFADFLGTYGLPMPNVPEMAAVWGAMGDALAKALDQGVAPEKALADAVAQIRAQIK, from the coding sequence ATGAGGAAATTCCTGACGGTGTTGTTGGCTGCCCTGTTTGTTTTCCTGGCATTTGCTCAAGCCAAGAAGATCACTATCTGGACATCGGAAGCACAAGTGCCTATCCTCAAGAAACTTGCCGACCAGTACAAAGCCAAGTACGGTATCCAAGTTGATGTTATCCAAGTGAACTTCAGTGACATCAAACCAAAATTCCTCACGGCAGCTCCAGCCGGTGAGGGTCCGGACATCATCGTCGGTGCGCACGACTGGGTTGGAGAACTCGTTGCAAACGGTTTGCTTGAACCAATTCAGAACTTGCCGGAGAAGGATAAATACTTCCCAACGCCACTTGAAGGTTTCACCTACGGTGGAAAACTGTACGGAATTCCGTACGCATTTGATGGCCCAGCTCTAGTTTACAACAAGGATTACGTGAAGACACCACCGAAGACATTTGACGAACTCATAGCACTTGCGAAGAAGATCGAAAAGGATTATGGTGGAGAGGTTAGGGGTTTCATTTACGATTACAAGAACTTCTACTTCAGTTCGTTTGCGTTCTTCGGAATGGGTGGTTACGTGTTTGGTAGGGACAAAACCGGAAAACTCAACGTCAAAGACATTGGTCTGGCGAACCAGGGTGCTATCGATGCTCTCAAACTCCTCAAGAGACTTGTCGATGAAAAAATACTTACACCCGGTGACAACTACAACACGATGGACGGTCTCTTCAAAGATGGTCTTGCTGCTATGATCATCAACGGACCATGGGCAGTCCCCGGTTGGAAACAAGCTGGTATCAACTTCGATGTTGCTCCGATTCCGGATCTGCCCGGTGGAAAGAAACCAAGGCCATTCTTCGGTGCACAGGGATTCATGGTGAACGCCAAGAGCAAGAACAAGCTCTTCGCACTCGACTTCCTCACAAAGTTCATTGCAACGAAGGAGATCATGTTCCAGATCTGGCAAGCTGATCCGAGATGTCCATCAAGGATCGACGTCAACGAAGAAGTCATGAAGAGAGATCCTATCACAAAGAAATTCGCCGACTTCCTTGGAACCTACGGTTTGCCAATGCCGAACGTTCCAGAAATGGCAGCAGTCTGGGGTGCGATGGGTGATGCTCTTGCTAAGGCACTTGACCAAGGCGTAGCTCCCGAAAAAGCACTTGCCGACGCAGTTGCACAAATCAGGGCGCAAATCAAATAA
- a CDS encoding sensor histidine kinase gives MKLQTKISVSNTIASVAIVLGVFFVIYQFFHVSANRSIKSELANAERTVTVVKTPFGIQYIVRRWDLYVALTDEQTILNDPYGIGYVEAEGLQKLGDRYVYFSRSGELVFGKDVTSSIRFLNLLKLLFTFSLLALGLAIFITNYIISQKSVNDLKEFVTQLEQLGGKDVTFRVKTKPRSDEVEELINKFNDLMDRIERTYKSQESFVAAVSHELRTPVANLIGYVNMLKRWGTKNQEILMEAIAAIEESSREIKDIIENMLLIARVETLTKEKIDVRELLEDIVRQKFKDFDIQLEGTGVIETNKEGLSIIVSILIDNAIKHGRPPIKLVVSDGKIDVVNHGDMIPEEEIQKIFERFYKGKNSEGTGLGLYIANEIAKKIGLKITVSSTPERTVFSVHL, from the coding sequence ATGAAACTTCAAACTAAGATCTCTGTATCCAATACAATCGCGAGTGTGGCGATAGTCTTAGGCGTCTTCTTTGTCATTTATCAGTTCTTCCACGTGTCGGCAAACAGGAGTATCAAAAGTGAGCTTGCCAACGCCGAGCGGACGGTTACCGTCGTTAAAACCCCCTTCGGCATCCAGTACATTGTCAGAAGATGGGATCTGTACGTAGCTCTAACTGATGAACAAACTATCCTGAACGATCCATACGGTATAGGGTATGTTGAGGCGGAAGGTCTTCAAAAACTAGGAGATAGGTACGTTTATTTCTCCAGATCCGGAGAGCTGGTTTTCGGGAAGGACGTAACTTCATCGATACGTTTCTTGAACCTGCTCAAACTGCTCTTTACGTTTTCACTTTTGGCACTCGGATTGGCAATATTTATCACTAACTACATCATCTCCCAGAAAAGTGTCAACGATTTGAAAGAGTTCGTCACCCAGCTTGAGCAACTCGGAGGGAAGGATGTCACTTTTCGTGTTAAAACGAAGCCCAGAAGCGACGAGGTTGAAGAGTTGATAAACAAGTTCAACGACCTAATGGACAGGATCGAACGCACTTACAAATCGCAGGAATCTTTCGTAGCGGCGGTTTCCCACGAGCTAAGAACTCCAGTTGCGAACCTGATTGGGTATGTGAACATGCTAAAGAGGTGGGGCACGAAGAATCAGGAAATATTGATGGAAGCAATCGCAGCAATTGAAGAAAGTAGTCGCGAGATTAAGGACATCATTGAGAACATGCTTTTGATCGCGCGGGTTGAAACTTTAACCAAGGAAAAAATCGACGTTCGAGAATTGCTCGAAGACATTGTGAGACAGAAGTTTAAAGATTTCGATATCCAGCTCGAAGGAACTGGTGTTATAGAAACCAACAAAGAGGGGCTTTCTATAATTGTTTCAATTCTGATCGACAACGCGATAAAGCACGGTAGACCTCCTATAAAACTGGTTGTGTCGGACGGTAAGATCGATGTTGTTAACCACGGTGATATGATTCCCGAAGAAGAGATTCAAAAAATTTTCGAGCGATTTTACAAGGGAAAGAACTCCGAAGGTACAGGTCTTGGCCTTTACATAGCGAACGAGATAGCCAAGAAGATCGGTCTTAAAATCACCGTGAGTAGTACTCCAGAACGTACGGTTTTCTCTGTGCACCTTTGA
- a CDS encoding cyclic 2,3-diphosphoglycerate synthase — protein sequence MEKKRRRVIILGAAGRDFHNFNTFFRNNPDYEVVAFTATQIPDIAGRIYPPELAGPLYPNGIPIEDEANLPELIKKYDVDEVILAYSDLSHQYVMERAAIALAAGADFKLMGPKATMIESTKPVVSVCAVRTGCGKSQTTRRVLDILRSKGLKVISIRHPMPYGDLVAQKVQRFADYSDLDKYNCTIEEREEYEPHIDRRSVIYAGVDYEAIIRSAEAENPDVILWDGGNNDFPFYKTDLHIVVVDPHRPGHEVTYYPGMTNLLMADVIVINKEETANRDDIETVRKNIAKWNPKAIVIDAASPIFVDDPSLIKGKRVLVVEDGPTLTHGDMRYGAGYVAAKRFGAKEIVDPRPFAVGSIIDTYNKYTHLDVILPAMGYGEKQMKELEETINRSDADVVVIGTPIDLRRVLKLNKPAVRVRYELQEIGEPTLEQVLTDFLKDKGLLK from the coding sequence ATGGAGAAGAAAAGAAGACGAGTTATCATACTTGGTGCCGCCGGTCGAGATTTTCACAACTTCAACACTTTCTTCCGCAACAACCCGGATTACGAAGTCGTAGCCTTTACTGCTACTCAGATACCGGACATTGCCGGAAGAATCTATCCACCTGAACTTGCAGGACCACTCTATCCAAACGGTATTCCAATTGAAGACGAAGCGAACTTACCTGAGTTGATCAAAAAGTACGATGTTGACGAGGTGATACTTGCTTACAGTGACCTTTCCCACCAGTACGTTATGGAACGAGCAGCTATTGCACTTGCTGCTGGTGCTGATTTCAAACTAATGGGACCGAAGGCTACGATGATCGAATCAACTAAACCTGTTGTTTCCGTCTGCGCCGTTAGGACTGGATGTGGTAAGAGCCAGACGACCAGAAGAGTACTCGATATCTTGAGAAGTAAAGGTTTAAAGGTCATTTCCATCAGACATCCGATGCCGTACGGTGACCTCGTGGCTCAAAAAGTACAAAGATTTGCGGATTACTCGGATCTTGACAAGTACAATTGTACAATTGAAGAAAGGGAAGAATACGAACCTCACATCGACCGTAGGAGCGTAATCTACGCCGGTGTTGATTACGAAGCGATCATCAGGTCCGCGGAAGCAGAAAACCCGGATGTGATCCTCTGGGATGGTGGAAACAACGACTTCCCGTTCTACAAAACTGACCTCCATATTGTTGTGGTCGATCCGCACAGACCAGGTCACGAGGTAACGTACTACCCCGGTATGACGAACTTACTCATGGCCGACGTCATTGTAATAAACAAGGAAGAAACGGCAAACAGAGATGACATTGAAACAGTCAGAAAGAACATTGCTAAATGGAATCCAAAGGCAATCGTCATCGATGCCGCTTCACCAATATTCGTCGACGATCCATCACTCATCAAGGGAAAACGCGTCCTTGTTGTTGAAGACGGTCCAACTCTAACACACGGTGACATGCGCTACGGTGCAGGTTACGTGGCAGCCAAGAGATTCGGAGCAAAGGAAATCGTCGATCCGAGACCGTTCGCGGTAGGTTCAATCATCGATACTTACAACAAGTACACCCACTTGGACGTCATACTTCCGGCTATGGGTTACGGAGAAAAGCAGATGAAAGAACTTGAAGAGACGATCAACAGATCCGACGCCGACGTGGTGGTCATTGGAACACCTATAGATTTGAGAAGGGTACTCAAACTTAACAAACCAGCCGTTAGGGTTAGGTACGAGCTCCAAGAAATTGGTGAGCCAACGCTCGAACAGGTACTTACTGACTTCTTGAAAGATAAAGGTTTGTTAAAGTAA
- a CDS encoding alkaline phosphatase family protein — MINKPDYSRSIVNIVSTILKHFGCETQHSEFPLEGNFEGFFKNSNKIVVFLIDGLGYNKFLKVNQVLNFENVLKVSSVFPTTTVAAVTSWFTGKTPQEHGLVGYILYLREIGSITNMIEFTYPGIEGNIFSGLIKKRLHRLENVFDVLREKGLYGGVLTHSTIANSGLSYLIHRNAHIMTYYYMGDLLATLKKRLTEDWSGVLYIYWGHLDGLGHKKGPDSEAYEMELTRILRELKGFVENYLPPDTLFIMTSDHGMVQVPSGENHIIKPSDPFNRVLSCPPGGEMRMMYFYLQKKHMQQYIVDYFQENYPNATYFLNSKDAVVEGLFGTGRIHPELYNRIGDVIMLATGQSAFTYLYSGGEERLAGLHGSLTDEELYVPLVLIRR, encoded by the coding sequence ATGATAAACAAACCGGATTATTCAAGAAGCATCGTTAATATCGTTTCCACTATCTTAAAACACTTTGGTTGCGAAACCCAGCATTCGGAGTTCCCCCTCGAAGGTAACTTCGAGGGGTTTTTCAAAAACTCCAACAAGATTGTTGTCTTTCTGATAGACGGCCTTGGATACAACAAATTCCTTAAAGTAAATCAAGTACTGAATTTTGAAAACGTACTCAAGGTTTCCAGCGTTTTTCCAACTACTACAGTTGCGGCCGTCACCAGTTGGTTTACCGGCAAAACTCCGCAAGAACACGGACTTGTGGGGTACATTCTGTATTTACGAGAAATTGGCTCGATTACGAACATGATCGAATTCACATATCCAGGAATAGAAGGTAATATCTTTTCCGGACTAATAAAAAAACGGCTCCACCGACTTGAAAATGTGTTCGATGTTCTAAGGGAGAAAGGACTGTACGGCGGAGTTCTCACTCACTCGACGATAGCCAATTCTGGTTTGTCATACCTGATCCATCGGAACGCACACATTATGACCTACTACTATATGGGAGATCTACTCGCAACGTTGAAAAAACGGCTGACCGAAGATTGGAGCGGTGTGCTTTACATTTACTGGGGACACTTGGACGGCTTAGGGCACAAGAAGGGACCCGATAGCGAAGCATACGAAATGGAACTCACGAGGATTCTGAGGGAATTGAAAGGTTTCGTGGAAAATTACCTACCACCGGATACTCTCTTCATAATGACGTCCGACCATGGAATGGTACAAGTTCCAAGTGGCGAAAATCACATCATTAAGCCGAGTGATCCATTTAATCGGGTTCTTTCATGTCCCCCAGGTGGAGAAATGCGAATGATGTACTTTTACCTACAGAAAAAGCACATGCAACAGTATATCGTAGACTACTTCCAGGAGAACTATCCAAATGCAACTTACTTCCTGAACTCTAAGGATGCCGTGGTCGAAGGGCTTTTCGGCACTGGCCGAATTCATCCAGAGTTGTACAATCGAATCGGTGATGTTATAATGTTAGCGACTGGCCAAAGTGCATTCACCTACCTCTACAGTGGTGGAGAAGAACGCTTAGCTGGTCTTCACGGTAGTCTTACTGATGAAGAATTGTACGTACCTCTTGTTTTAATTAGAAGGTAA
- a CDS encoding ABC transporter permease subunit has translation MKLFRILGWSLLVLFTIFSILGGIFLFTKGFYELSVTLFALIFLIDFFIINRNAYPYRYMIPALILLFILVLYPIAFTIRTAFTNYGTGHISTRQEVIERLLVDPIYTYVVEDGKQFSYSIYVRYEGTRPTQEFKIILNDGNDTFIARDYKVLKSEAGSIILAEADLIKLNESGLRVERQEGRIEFIFDAGKIFKYFYSPDDPETTINEDFFRYQILFPVLSKIEFVDSAQNRFAIRQFEDGTFRLVQINHLYKLGLAEVIEKGKSIVKVVLINTKTGKPLIEENGTIYDINEKGERFAVAGYISGYGLKNFTRIFTDPTISGPFARIFVWNFTWAALSVLFTFVIGLSLALVLNNPNLRGRTIYRSLLIIPWAIPAFISVLVWKNGFFNETYGILNKFIITGLFGREPIRWFNDPFWAKVAVLTVNTWLGFPYMMVVSLGALQSIPEDYYEAAAIDGATKWQRFWKITFPLLMTTVAPLLVGSFAFNFNNFVNIYLLTGGGPAMPNTTTPAGATDILISYTYKLAFEGGRGQDFGFASAISILIFLIVGSLSFINFKLSGSFEEVNR, from the coding sequence ATGAAACTTTTTCGGATTCTAGGATGGAGTCTCCTAGTGTTGTTCACCATTTTTTCCATCTTAGGAGGTATATTTCTATTTACTAAGGGATTTTATGAACTCTCCGTTACCCTGTTCGCCTTGATTTTCTTGATAGACTTTTTTATCATCAACAGGAACGCGTACCCTTATAGGTACATGATTCCCGCTCTCATACTCTTGTTCATTCTTGTCCTCTATCCGATCGCGTTTACCATTCGAACGGCATTCACAAATTACGGTACTGGTCATATCTCGACAAGGCAAGAAGTGATCGAACGCCTCTTGGTAGATCCTATTTACACATACGTTGTTGAGGATGGCAAGCAATTCAGTTACTCGATCTATGTGCGGTACGAAGGCACACGTCCGACGCAAGAGTTCAAAATCATCTTGAACGACGGAAACGATACGTTCATCGCAAGGGATTACAAGGTTTTAAAAAGCGAAGCTGGAAGCATAATTCTCGCCGAAGCCGACTTAATTAAACTCAACGAAAGCGGCCTCCGCGTTGAAAGACAGGAAGGTCGTATCGAATTCATTTTTGACGCAGGAAAAATTTTCAAGTACTTCTACTCTCCGGATGATCCGGAAACAACGATTAATGAAGACTTTTTCAGGTACCAAATTTTGTTCCCAGTCTTGAGTAAGATTGAATTTGTTGACTCCGCTCAAAACAGGTTTGCCATTCGTCAATTTGAAGATGGTACGTTCAGACTCGTACAAATAAACCATTTGTACAAGCTCGGACTCGCTGAGGTCATAGAGAAAGGTAAGAGTATAGTTAAAGTAGTTCTTATAAACACGAAAACCGGAAAACCACTAATCGAAGAAAATGGTACGATTTACGATATAAACGAAAAAGGTGAACGTTTTGCGGTTGCTGGATATATTTCAGGATACGGCCTTAAGAACTTCACACGCATCTTTACGGATCCAACAATCTCGGGCCCCTTTGCGAGGATATTCGTCTGGAATTTCACATGGGCAGCTCTTAGTGTCCTGTTCACGTTTGTGATCGGACTCTCCCTGGCTTTGGTGCTCAACAATCCGAACCTTAGAGGAAGAACGATATACAGGTCACTTTTGATAATTCCATGGGCAATTCCGGCGTTCATTTCTGTGCTCGTTTGGAAGAACGGATTCTTTAATGAAACCTACGGTATCCTGAACAAATTCATTATCACAGGATTGTTTGGGCGCGAACCTATCAGATGGTTCAACGACCCCTTTTGGGCAAAGGTTGCGGTACTGACGGTGAACACGTGGCTTGGGTTTCCGTACATGATGGTTGTTTCACTTGGTGCGCTTCAAAGTATCCCGGAAGATTACTACGAAGCGGCCGCTATTGACGGTGCAACGAAATGGCAACGATTCTGGAAGATCACTTTTCCGCTCCTCATGACAACGGTTGCTCCACTACTTGTAGGAAGCTTCGCGTTCAACTTCAACAACTTTGTCAATATCTACCTCCTAACCGGTGGAGGTCCCGCCATGCCCAATACGACAACACCGGCCGGTGCCACGGATATCCTGATATCATACACTTACAAACTCGCTTTCGAAGGTGGAAGGGGACAGGACTTCGGATTTGCGTCCGCAATTTCAATCCTGATATTCCTCATTGTAGGTAGCTTGAGCTTCATTAACTTCAAACTATCCGGTTCGTTTGAAGAGGTGAACAGGTGA
- a CDS encoding response regulator transcription factor — MNKPKIMVVEDDKKLRRLLELELQHAGYEVVSYEEGFEAIENFGTDKPDLVILDIMLPDTSGYEVATELRKLSPDVLILMLTALGMKKDKLTGFESGADDYLTKPFDTEELLARIRALLRRKHISISKPLVVGKLEIYENERRVIYRGREVELSKTEFDLLLYLAKNSNRVVSKEEILNSVWGIDYYGSDNTVEVYVNYIRKKLSPEVIKTYRGLGYKLVEENDETSN; from the coding sequence TTGAATAAGCCAAAGATCATGGTTGTTGAGGATGATAAAAAACTGCGCCGTCTTTTAGAACTGGAACTCCAGCACGCGGGTTACGAAGTTGTTAGCTATGAAGAGGGGTTTGAGGCGATAGAAAATTTCGGAACAGATAAACCGGATCTGGTCATATTGGACATCATGTTACCAGATACGAGCGGATACGAGGTCGCCACTGAACTGAGGAAGCTCAGTCCGGATGTTCTCATACTGATGCTGACAGCGCTCGGAATGAAAAAGGACAAACTCACGGGTTTTGAATCAGGTGCTGATGACTACCTCACAAAACCATTCGATACGGAAGAGCTATTGGCGCGCATTCGGGCTTTGTTGAGACGGAAACACATAAGCATTAGCAAACCGTTGGTCGTTGGGAAATTGGAAATCTACGAAAACGAGCGACGGGTTATTTATCGCGGTCGGGAAGTTGAGCTGAGTAAGACGGAGTTTGATCTGTTGCTTTACCTTGCAAAGAACTCTAACCGTGTGGTGAGCAAGGAGGAAATATTAAATTCGGTCTGGGGAATAGACTATTATGGTTCGGATAACACCGTCGAAGTTTACGTCAATTACATCAGGAAAAAACTTTCACCTGAGGTTATAAAGACGTACAGAGGGCTTGGATACAAATTAGTGGAGGAAAACGATGAAACTTCAAACTAA
- a CDS encoding ABC transporter permease subunit: MVKKERKLLTHIVLILVCFVVLFPIVWVVSTSLRRDNAAFSTKLFSTRLTLQNYIDLLAPEKNGPRLVSDIDALVLMAPPHENISIEQAKKLFASDIERFKKYINETENLKKRVDSEIKFLKDYFEKNSGKLTEKFIRDVENIISLLKFQKPDRYLNVAAYDLQTSGFELEPLGNLVSPADGESEWYNMIGTRKEKLNNLKTELANLESELQPIEKTYYSLLAQFRTQYKTIENLLLPQLEEYTRALAVAEELLDRSAKSELIAESIPDENSIREHFVTALSQLAELQLQIERYEPLQKVVDTLKKFQETYRNILKKWENNLGNQTTIYADFLNMIETFTIRVSSTIKESASLIRRLDITTARLLNVQRQQESLKSRIQSVRSQMEKVELELSRAYEELKPAIVYLRSELLKKALAEIKDKVKDLKLPDQLQVFNLQSRKVFGLVTDFAALLPDGSKEQKALRNSVRNIDWPGIARDIFNNYELFSENYEPFIKDLKNYLAQVEQIGPKFMPTSKSGIKVRPVALEGLIDTVLSTYRNNVVPNMNVMSRKASELSDKLKIKELSSSLKSIDAATFRIDQIWQRKPDHYLLRWIMNSVIVSLSVAVIITVVTALAAYPFSRMRFKGRKYGIMSLLLIQMFPAIMYMIAIYTFLSFAGKYIPGFGLNKLSGLIFAYLGGIAYNMYLIKGYYDTIPDSLEEAAMIDGATRWQTFVKIVLPLASPILAVIVILTFMSTFNEFVLARIILQDVKQYTYAIGLYTFSTGPFETQWGLFTAAALIGMVPMVILFLLMQKYIVGGLVKGAVKG; encoded by the coding sequence ATGGTCAAAAAGGAAAGAAAATTACTCACGCATATCGTACTCATACTTGTATGTTTTGTCGTTCTCTTCCCCATCGTCTGGGTCGTTTCCACGTCACTTAGGCGTGATAACGCCGCGTTCTCAACCAAACTCTTTAGTACACGGTTAACATTGCAAAATTACATCGACCTGCTTGCTCCTGAAAAGAACGGTCCGAGACTCGTTTCTGATATAGATGCACTCGTTCTAATGGCACCACCTCATGAGAATATATCAATCGAGCAAGCGAAGAAACTTTTCGCGTCCGACATTGAAAGGTTCAAGAAGTACATCAACGAAACGGAGAATTTGAAAAAAAGAGTAGATTCCGAGATAAAGTTTCTAAAAGATTACTTCGAAAAGAACTCTGGTAAATTGACTGAAAAGTTCATCCGTGACGTGGAAAACATCATTTCGCTTCTGAAATTCCAAAAACCGGATAGATATCTAAACGTGGCAGCGTACGATCTCCAGACTTCGGGTTTCGAATTGGAACCCCTTGGTAATCTCGTTTCACCAGCGGACGGTGAGAGTGAATGGTACAACATGATAGGTACGAGAAAGGAAAAGCTTAATAACCTAAAAACCGAACTTGCCAATTTAGAATCCGAACTCCAGCCGATCGAGAAAACTTACTACTCATTGTTGGCACAATTTAGGACACAATATAAGACTATAGAAAACCTCCTTCTACCCCAGCTGGAAGAATACACAAGAGCATTAGCCGTTGCGGAGGAACTCTTAGACCGTTCGGCAAAGTCTGAACTAATCGCGGAAAGCATACCCGATGAGAACAGTATAAGGGAGCACTTTGTAACCGCTTTATCACAACTTGCCGAGCTCCAACTGCAGATAGAGCGGTACGAGCCACTCCAAAAAGTGGTGGATACACTGAAAAAATTTCAGGAAACTTACAGAAATATTCTGAAGAAGTGGGAAAATAACCTTGGCAATCAAACTACCATATACGCGGACTTCCTGAACATGATAGAAACCTTCACAATAAGGGTTTCCTCTACGATCAAAGAGAGTGCAAGTTTGATTCGGAGACTTGACATAACAACGGCCAGACTGTTGAACGTCCAAAGACAACAGGAGAGCCTAAAATCCAGAATTCAGAGCGTCCGATCCCAGATGGAGAAGGTAGAACTCGAATTGTCAAGGGCGTACGAGGAGTTAAAACCTGCCATCGTGTACCTGCGTTCAGAGTTACTCAAAAAAGCCCTTGCGGAGATAAAGGACAAGGTTAAGGACCTGAAGCTTCCCGATCAGCTCCAAGTTTTCAACTTGCAATCCAGGAAGGTATTCGGTCTTGTCACCGATTTTGCGGCACTATTACCCGACGGCTCGAAGGAGCAAAAAGCTTTGCGAAACTCGGTGCGTAATATCGACTGGCCTGGCATAGCACGCGACATATTCAACAACTACGAACTCTTCTCGGAAAATTATGAACCATTTATTAAGGATTTGAAGAACTACTTAGCTCAGGTCGAACAAATAGGTCCAAAATTCATGCCCACATCGAAGTCGGGTATAAAGGTTAGACCTGTGGCTTTGGAAGGACTTATCGATACCGTGCTCTCCACTTACAGAAACAACGTTGTGCCAAACATGAACGTCATGTCCAGGAAAGCTTCGGAACTTTCTGATAAGCTAAAAATAAAAGAACTGAGCAGCTCGCTTAAATCAATAGATGCGGCAACGTTCAGAATTGACCAGATTTGGCAACGTAAACCAGATCATTACTTGCTTAGGTGGATAATGAACAGTGTGATTGTTTCCTTGAGCGTTGCCGTCATCATCACTGTTGTCACGGCTCTCGCTGCGTATCCTTTCAGCCGTATGAGATTCAAGGGTAGGAAATACGGTATCATGTCTCTCTTACTCATCCAAATGTTCCCGGCGATCATGTACATGATAGCGATTTACACGTTTCTCTCGTTTGCCGGAAAGTACATCCCAGGATTCGGTTTGAACAAGCTTTCCGGATTGATCTTCGCATACCTTGGAGGAATCGCTTACAACATGTACCTCATCAAAGGTTACTACGATACGATTCCGGACTCACTTGAAGAGGCGGCGATGATCGACGGTGCAACCAGATGGCAAACTTTCGTTAAAATCGTGTTGCCACTCGCCTCTCCAATATTGGCAGTTATTGTGATTCTTACGTTCATGAGTACATTCAACGAATTTGTCCTTGCAAGGATCATCCTCCAAGACGTTAAACAGTACACCTACGCGATAGGTCTTTACACGTTCTCGACAGGTCCGTTTGAAACGCAGTGGGGCCTTTTCACAGCTGCTGCGCTCATCGGTATGGTACCGATGGTCATATTGTTCCTCCTGATGCAGAAGTACATCGTCGGTGGACTTGTTAAGGGAGCGGTTAAGGGATAA
- a CDS encoding radical SAM protein: protein MSHTANAPKIFPLFLSNFGCKGRCIYCNQRIMTGESPITPKELSGVDFSKVDEIAFYGGTFTWLDPKLIEDYLRVAPEKPKRVSTRPDAITDEMLEILKRYNVRTVELGVESLFEDVLHASKRFYNAEIVRKAIEKLKSNFNVVVHLMTGLPGDTTKKSLISTLKLLNWGIKVFRIHPTLVFSDTELERMYKSGQYTPQPLEEAVHTVAQMLAVVEAYGGRVIRMGYHVPNSQKPYIVAGPYHPSFGDLVRARLVREIINFLGVRNVKVPKRFRTWFTSYGNNGLGFSIELTDSEEIILGAYTFKEAETLYVERIVKPAIESPNIV from the coding sequence GTGAGCCATACCGCAAATGCTCCGAAGATATTCCCACTGTTTCTATCAAACTTCGGCTGCAAAGGTCGATGCATTTACTGTAATCAAAGAATAATGACCGGAGAAAGTCCAATAACACCTAAGGAACTTAGTGGGGTTGATTTTTCTAAAGTGGACGAAATAGCGTTCTATGGTGGAACCTTTACATGGCTCGATCCAAAACTGATTGAGGATTACTTGAGGGTCGCACCGGAGAAACCGAAAAGGGTTTCAACCAGACCAGATGCGATTACCGACGAGATGTTGGAAATACTTAAACGATACAACGTTAGAACTGTGGAGCTCGGTGTTGAGAGTCTTTTCGAGGACGTTTTGCACGCTTCGAAGAGATTTTACAACGCGGAGATCGTTCGCAAAGCGATAGAAAAATTGAAAAGTAACTTCAACGTGGTCGTACATCTGATGACGGGTTTGCCCGGAGACACGACAAAAAAGAGTCTTATCTCCACGCTAAAGCTTTTGAACTGGGGTATCAAGGTTTTTAGGATACACCCCACTTTGGTTTTTTCCGATACTGAGCTGGAGAGGATGTACAAATCCGGGCAGTACACCCCGCAGCCACTCGAAGAGGCAGTTCACACAGTCGCCCAAATGCTCGCCGTAGTAGAAGCCTACGGAGGTAGGGTTATTAGGATGGGATATCACGTTCCGAATAGCCAAAAACCGTACATTGTTGCCGGGCCATACCATCCATCTTTCGGGGACCTGGTGCGTGCAAGGCTGGTGAGGGAGATAATCAATTTCTTGGGTGTGAGGAATGTTAAAGTACCAAAAAGGTTCAGAACTTGGTTTACAAGTTACGGAAACAATGGACTGGGATTTTCGATAGAATTGACAGATAGTGAAGAAATTATCCTCGGTGCGTATACTTTCAAGGAAGCCGAAACTCTCTACGTTGAGAGAATCGTAAAACCAGCGATCGAATCACCGAACATTGTTTAG